A stretch of DNA from Anaerobacillus isosaccharinicus:
ACAGATTAGTTGTGTTTTTCACTCGTCTTACTTTATGATAGAGGTCGTTAGCTTTTTTTTTGGAGTTTTCTACAGAAGCTACTAGCAGGTGACTTTTTGAGCACTTGGAAATAAAACACTAAAAAAAGACGAATAAATGTTCGGAAAAACTATTGGCAAATCTCAAAAAACGAGTTATGATATTGATATAGGTTTTGAACTGATTAAATAAATTAATTTTAAAGATACATATAAGGAGAGATGAAACAATGAGTGATCGTAAAGCGGCATTAGACATGGCGTTACGCCAAATTGAAAAACAGTTTGGAAAAGGTTCAATTATGAAGTTGGGGGAACAGGCTGGACAAAGAGTTTCAACAACTTCTAGTGGTTCACTAGCATTAGATATTGCCTTAGGGGTAGGTGGCTATCCAAAAGGAAGAATTATTGAAATTTACGGCCCTGAGTCTTCAGGTAAAACGACAGTTGCTCTTCATGCCATTGCTGAAGTACAACGACAAGGTGGACAAGCTGCATTTATTGATGCAGAGCATGCACTTGATCCTGTTTATGCACAGAAGTTAGGTGTAAATATTGATGAGTTACTTCTATCACAACCAGACACTGGGGAGCAAGCGTTAGAAATTGCTGAAGCATTAGTTCGTAGTGGTGCAGTTGACATCCTTGTTATTGACTCAGTAGCAGCCCTTGTACCAAAAGCTGAGATTGAGGGTGAAATGGGAGACAGTCATGTTGGACTTCAAGCACGTTTAATGTCTCAGGCTTTAAGAAAGCTGTCGGGTGCCATTAATAAATCAAAAATTATTGCGATTTTCATTAACCAAATCCGTGAAAAAGTTGGCGTCATGTTTGGTAACCCTGAAGTAACACCTGGTGGAAGAGCACTTAAATTTTATTCGTCAGTTCGTTTAGAAGTTCGTAGAGCAGAAGTGTTAAAGCAAGGAAATGACATGGTTGGTAACAAAACAAAAATTAAAGTCGTAAAGAACAAGGTTGCTCCGCCATTTAAACAAGCGGAAGTAGATATCATGTATGGAGAAGGAATATCAAGAGAAGGTTCAATTTTAGATATTGGATCTGAACTAGATATCGTTGCAAAAAGTGGTGCATGGTATTCATATAATGAGGAGCGTTTAGGACAAGGTCGAGAAAACTCTAAACAGTTTCTAAAGGAAAATCCAGATATTAAAGATGCAATTGAGCTGAAAATTCGTGAGCATTACGGATTAAACGGTGAAATTAAAGTTGATCTGCCAACAGAAGATGAGTTTGGTGAACTTCCGTTAGATTAATAAGATAATAATTTAGAGAATGACTAATAAGCGGTTATACTTCTTTAAGTAATTTATACAGAAGTGTAATGGATATTAGTCATTTTTTTCTTTATTTAAGATTGATTTCATAATTTAATGAAAACTTTATACAGCAAATTATGTTTAGAACCAATGAATATTGACAAAGCTTGACAATAACAGTAACGAATTATACAATTGTGAAGAATACCCGCATTTTACTATTGGCTATTTTTTTTATTTTTATAAGAAAAGTAACCTGTGCTGGATGTGCACACCTTACTACGAATGAAATTATGTATGATGAAAACCCAACAATTAGATAGCAAGGGGAGGTGAAAGTATGGAAGGACTTAGCATTTACGCGTTCATCTTCATTTTGCTTGTCTCTGCCGCAATCAGTGCAGTTGTTGGATATCTTGTTCGAAAATCCATTGCAGAAGCGAAAATTTCTAGTGCAGAACATGCAGCAAATCAAATTATTGAAGAGAGTAAACGTGAAGCAGATCGACTAAAGAAGGAAACTGTCCTCGAGGGGAAAGATGAAATTCATAAATTACGTCAAGATGCTGAACGTGATGTTCGTGAACGAAGAAATGAGATTCAAAAACAAGAGAATCGTTTGGTTCAAAAAGAAGAGATCCTTGATCGAAAAAGTGAAACCTTAGATAAAAAAGAGGAATCATTGGAAAAGCGAGAGGAAGCTCTCACCAAAAAACAACGACATATTGAAGAGATGGATAGCAAAGTGGAGGAACTCTTACAAAAGCAGCAAGCTGAGCTTGAGCGTATTTCAGGATTTACTAGAGAAGAAGCTAGAGAAATCATTATGAAAGACGTAAAAGATGAGTTAACTCACGAAACAGCGTTAATGGTTAAAGAATTAGTTACTCGGGCGAAAGAAGAAGCTGATAAGAAGGCGAAGGAAATCGTTTCACTTGCGATTCAACGCTGTTCAGCCGACCATGTTGCAGAAACTACGGTGTCTGTCGTAACTCTTCCTAACGATGAAATGAAAGGAAGAATTATCGGACGAGAAGGACGTAACATCCGTGCCCTTGAAACGTTAACTGGTATTGATCTCATTATTGATGATACACCTGAAGCAGTCATTCTTTCTGGATTTGATCCAATAAGAAGGGAAATTGCCCGTACTGCTCTTGAAAAGTTAGTTCAGGATGGACGAATTCATCCAGCTCGAATTGAGGAAATGGTTGACAAGTCTAGACGTGAAGTTGATGAAATGATTAGAGATTATGGTGAACAAACGACGTTTGAAATCGGAATTCACGGTTTACATCCAGATCTAATTAAGATTTTAGGACGACTGAAGTTTAGAACGAGTTATGGACAAAATGTTCTTAAGCATTCTATTGAGGTTGCTCAATTAGCAGGAATTATGGCTGCTGAATTAGGAGAAGATGTTCAACTGGCAAAAAGAGCAGGACTTCTCCATGATATCGGTAAAGCTATTGACCATGAGGTTGAAGGAAGCCATGTGGAAATTGGTGTTGAATTAGCAGTGAAATATAAGGAACATCCAGTTGTTATTAATAGTATTGCTTCGCATCATGGTGATACAGAAGCAACGTCTATTATTGCAAGCCTTGTTGCGGCTGCAGACGCTCTTTCAGCTGCGCGACCAGGCGCAAGACGAGAAACTCTTGAGACG
This window harbors:
- the recA gene encoding recombinase RecA yields the protein MSDRKAALDMALRQIEKQFGKGSIMKLGEQAGQRVSTTSSGSLALDIALGVGGYPKGRIIEIYGPESSGKTTVALHAIAEVQRQGGQAAFIDAEHALDPVYAQKLGVNIDELLLSQPDTGEQALEIAEALVRSGAVDILVIDSVAALVPKAEIEGEMGDSHVGLQARLMSQALRKLSGAINKSKIIAIFINQIREKVGVMFGNPEVTPGGRALKFYSSVRLEVRRAEVLKQGNDMVGNKTKIKVVKNKVAPPFKQAEVDIMYGEGISREGSILDIGSELDIVAKSGAWYSYNEERLGQGRENSKQFLKENPDIKDAIELKIREHYGLNGEIKVDLPTEDEFGELPLD
- the rny gene encoding ribonuclease Y, coding for MEGLSIYAFIFILLVSAAISAVVGYLVRKSIAEAKISSAEHAANQIIEESKREADRLKKETVLEGKDEIHKLRQDAERDVRERRNEIQKQENRLVQKEEILDRKSETLDKKEESLEKREEALTKKQRHIEEMDSKVEELLQKQQAELERISGFTREEAREIIMKDVKDELTHETALMVKELVTRAKEEADKKAKEIVSLAIQRCSADHVAETTVSVVTLPNDEMKGRIIGREGRNIRALETLTGIDLIIDDTPEAVILSGFDPIRREIARTALEKLVQDGRIHPARIEEMVDKSRREVDEMIRDYGEQTTFEIGIHGLHPDLIKILGRLKFRTSYGQNVLKHSIEVAQLAGIMAAELGEDVQLAKRAGLLHDIGKAIDHEVEGSHVEIGVELAVKYKEHPVVINSIASHHGDTEATSIIASLVAAADALSAARPGARRETLETYIRRLEKLEEISESFDGVEKTYAIQAGREVRIMVKPELIGDSEAYLLARDITKRIEEELDYPGHIKVTVIRETRAVEYAK